A genomic stretch from Prionailurus bengalensis isolate Pbe53 chromosome E2, Fcat_Pben_1.1_paternal_pri, whole genome shotgun sequence includes:
- the COG8 gene encoding conserved oligomeric Golgi complex subunit 8 isoform X2, whose amino-acid sequence MGAGLLLGPLLGRSRHCLGPTPPWGEGTGGRSVRACSSASAPDGLEGPARQRSYWRYVRRLVRGVPEPPYPRVCQVGDPALRAVAAPVEPAQLAGPELQRLVQRLVQVMRRRRCVGLSAPQLGVPLQVLALEFPEALFRACAPRLREARQMEPFPLRVFVNPSLRVLDSRLVTFPEGCESVVGFLACVPRFQAVQISGLDPRGEQVVWQASGWAARIIQHEMDHLQGCLFIDKMDSKTFTNIHWMEVND is encoded by the exons ATGGGGGCCGGACTGCTGCTGGGGCCGCTGCTGGGGCGGTCGCGTCACTGCTTGGGGCCGACACCGCCGTGGGGAGAGGGGACGGGGGGCCGCAGCGTCCGGGCCTGTAGCTCCGCGTCCGCCCCGGACGGCCTCGAGGGCCCGGCGCGCCAGCGGTCTTACTGGCGCTACGTGCGGCGCCTGGTGCGGGGAGTGCCCGAGCCGCCGTACCCGCGCGTGTGTCAGGTCGGGGACCCGGCGCTGCGGGCCGTGGCGGCCCCGGTGGAGCCCGCGCAGCTGGCGGGGCCCGAGCTGCAGCGGCTGGTGCAGCGGCTGGTGCAAGTGATGCGACGCCGGCGCTGCGTAGGCCTGAGCGCTCCGCAGCTCGGGGTGCCCCTACAGGTGTTGGCCCTGGAGTTCCCCGAGGCACTCTTCCGCGCCTGCGCGCCGCGCCTGCGCGAGGCCCGCCAGATGGAGCCCTTCCCCTTGCGCGTGTTCGTGAACCCCAGCCTGCGGGTGCTGGACAGCCGCCTGGTCACCTTCCCTGAGGGCTGCGAGAGCGTCGTCGGCTTCCTGGCCTGCGTGCCCCGCTTCCAGGCCGTGCAGATCTCAG GGCTGGACCCCAGAGGGGAGCAGGTGGTGTGGCAGGCGAGTGGATGGGCAGCCCGTATCATCCAGCATGAGATGGACCACTTGCAGGGCTGCCTGTTCATCGACAAAATGGACAGCAAGACATTTACAAACATCCACTGGATGGAGGTGAATGATTAG